ATAAGCCACCGCCAAAGAGTTCCATCTACCAGGAGGAGCAAAACTTTGCCTccgatgacgaggacgaatTCAAGGACACCTTCGGTGACAACGACTACTCGCAACCGACAGCAGCCGCAGAGGACCTTAAACCAAAATTTGCCAAATTAGGATTCGGTATGACCGCGAACGATGCGAACGACCTTGCAAAGAAGCAGAAGGAGACTCAAAGAGCAGCCGCGGGGCCCAAGTACAGCGGCAAGATCGCCGCCAAATACGGTGGCCAGAAGGCCATTTCCTCGGACCAACTGTTTGGCCGTGGCTCATACGACGAGGAGGCTTCTCGCGAAGCGCgcaacaagttgaagacCTTCGACAACGCTACATCCATATCGTCTGCGTCCTACTTTGGCGAGGAGCAGACGGGGGAAGAAGGCGAGATGGGTGGTGCTGGGATGAACAGTCAGAGTTACGCGGGCGGGAACAGCGGGGGCaattttgttgatttcAATATCAACGCTGATGACGAGAttcaaatattgaaagacGCTGTGGAACAAGGTGCCCAACGATTGGGGAACTACCTAAGAGACTACATGAGAGGTTaaaacaaagagaccaTCATGCGGGGAAGTTCAGCTGTATGTATGTATTCGTCCTTTATTTTAGTCACGTacaattcaaagagagGAAATAATAAAAGTAAGAAACGATTATAGAAGGCAGACTGGAAGTACATTGAACGTACGTACTGAGCGGTTACACATTTTTTCCATATAAACAAACCCATGATGAATATTAGCTTAAGATGCCCAGGTGGGCTTAAAGAGAGCTAGGCGGAGAGAGGAGCACAGTAGATGAATGAGGGGGAAGGTCGTGTCCCCCGAAGAGATGGGTATATTTTAGTTTacatcttcctcttcttgttaCAATGATCGTCATTGTCCTGTAATTGCCTcttgttggatgaagaGTAGAGACAGTGCCCGCTTGACAGTACACTCTCTCGTAACCTACGGTTGTACTCTTCTGACCTCATACCGAAAATGTAGCATACCGGATTTACCATGCCCGGGTAGGCCATATGGTTGTACTGCGAATCATTGCAGGTGTCACCGGTGCCCATTGTCGGTTGTTTCCTAAGAAGTGTGTACTTGAACCGGACAATCAATTGGTTGTACACGCCAGCTCGAAGAAATTCTCTGCACATCAATGGGCCTCCTTTAAATTTCCGCTTATAATTCCCGATTTTTATATTTCAGCAATTTTCTTAAAATCGGGCAATTTAGTCAAAGCGGCTAGAAAGGAAGGGAGCGAGGAAATAACGTCCGGCGCAGCATGGCCTGTAGGCGTGGCCATGGTATGTAATTGTATAAGAAAGCTTACTAGTGTTTCTCCCCTTCTTCTGTAGAGCTGTTCCGATCAGAATATTCGAAATATCGTAATGACTGTCCAAACACACCCAAACACCCATCCCGAAAGCGTATGCAACCTAATACAAGAAATCCAAGCATTATTTTGCAAGGCACATCTACAACATTTTGATAGCCTTTTCTATTTGAAAGTTTGACTCGTTCTAACACATGCAATGGTGCACAAAGACGCTTGGCTGTGTGCCACGTCCATAGTGCAATTCCCCACCTTCTTTCGATTGAACAGTCactttttcagtttttttcgAAATGTTTCTGAAAATAAATAATTGGAGTGGAATTATCACTTCCTGTTTAGGATATTTTGTGCCAGTCCGGCACGAAAAACTTTATGGGCCTGGAGGAGGAGCGGGAGCGGGACGGTCCGGGCCGGTCTCTTTCTGCCTGGAGACTGCAATTTCCAGCCTGGGAATTTCTTCTAGGCAGGACATCCCGCTGGGTTGGGGAGGAGTCTTTTCCTTCCAGGGAAGACGGACAGGAGGGAAACCTCACCTTTGGATTCACACCAAGTAGTATATACTTAGCTATTGAATAGTTAATGTAATTGGTGATTAGTTAGTTCCGTTTAAGCGAAACCACAGATCAAAGTATGTACCGTTAACAGTGTTATAGAAGGTTGTGTCATGGTTGTTGTTACGAAACAGACGGTAAATACCGTTAATTTTTGGCGTCTTTCCCAGTGTTTGGAGATGGTGGTGAAACATTGATTAGGCATTTATCCAGGTTGCTGTTCCTCGTGGAAACCGTTTCAGTTTATGTTGGAAATCATTGTTTTACTTGACCGTTAAAATTTGCAGGTACGGCGTCATAAATAGGAAATACAGTGGCGCTTTTCAGAAAACCTCTATTCAACCTTCTACGCTCATCCTAATAAATGGATACAAAATAAATGCAAGAGTACTAACAAGATTGTTTAATGTCCGGGATGTGAAATCAAGACTTGGCTGTAACTAGCCTTTTGGTTTACCGCTCCCGTGACCGTTAATTTTTACTACAGATGGCTGCCTCTCTACCTCACCCAAAGATTGTCAAGAAGCACACCAAGCAGTTCAAGCGTCACCACTCTGACCGTTACCACAGAGTCGGCGAGAGCTGGAGAAAACAGAAGGGTATTGACTCTGTTGTCAGAAGAAGATTCAGAGGCAACATCTCTGAGCCAACCATCGGTTACGGttccaacaagaagaccaagTTCTTGTCCCCATCCGGCCACAAGGTCTTCTTGGTTGCCAACACCAACGACCTAGAGACCTTGATGATGCACACCAAGTCCTACGCCGCCGAGATCGCCCACAACGTCTCTGCCAAGAACAGAGTCGTCATCTTGGCCAGAGCTAAGGCTCTAGGTGTCAAGGTCACCAACCCAAAGGGTCGTTTGGCTTTGGAAGCTTAAATTTGCTAATTCTTTTTGAGAGCGGCATCCAcctctcttttttcccgAATTAAGAGCAGTGGCGTTTTCGAAGGGGACTGTGTAACTGAAAGGACTTCTGAAATTAAACCATCTATAACTCTTCATATCTGTGTGTATTTTTATCAATAAAATATCATTTCAAATAAAATTGAATGGAAAAGGACAGTACGTCAATCTCCAAGGCTGCTGTTAAGTTCCAGCTATTGTGTGTTCCAATAAGCAAGAGGTCTGTTTAAAGGGAAGTTTGTATACCTGTAGTATATAGATAAAATTGAACCACTGAGGTCATAATAGTACATAAAAAAGAAcggaaagagaagaaagtggGACAGAATCCCTAATTGAGGATTCATTCAAGAATCAGAAAGTGTAAAAGGACAGATTTGAACTTAAGGGGATGGCGTGAACATGCAATCACAGAGAAAGTAACTGAACAGTAAAGcaaaatatcaaagtgagagagagagaaagagaaaacaaaaagataatCGCTGCATAGTTGGTAACTACTGTTGAGAATATTCTTCTTAATGAAAAGTAAGTTTCTTACTTCTTAAAAAAGACGCCCTGTTTGTCTCTTCTCCATCTCCACCGCTCCCCTTTCAGACCCCCCGTTTAAAAGAAGTACCAACGAATAACTAAGGCCAATATCACAACAAGTGCTATTGGCACAATATTCGATCCGGCGTTGGCCACGGTCTTGGATTCTTTATTGTCTTCAGGCACATTTCCTGTAGAGGCCGAtgtcttctcctctttgacGACCTTTGGACTCTTCTGTTCTCTCGCGAGGGGTTGTCTCTCCTCAACAGCAGTCTTTGgctcctcctcttcctcgtcctcttctgcGTTAGCCACTTGGCTGTCTCGTGAGTTCTGCTCCTTCTTATTGTCCTCAGCAGTTTCACTCTTGCCCGTTATACCTTCAACGAGGGCAGCAACATGGCCGTACTTCACTTTAATCTTCTTCGACACGGCCTGCTTCCCGAACTCAGTCTCCAGATCAGACCATGCCTCAGCGACAGCCTTCTCGCCCAAATCGTACGGCGCGGGAAGCGTAATCACCAAGAACTTGTCACGACACTTGGCGTCCTTTGCGGGGGACTCGGGCAGGCCCAAAAAGATCACTTGCACCTGTACCGTTTCACCTGCAGCCACGACCGCCGCGTTGGGTCTCACACAGTAGAACTTCGGCGCTGTCGTCTTCACTTTAAATGCAATGGCTTCGTCAGATCCATTGGATATGGTGACGTACTCGGTGGATTGCTCCGTCAGAGGAGGTTTGTACTCCAAAACATCTGGGGTGATATCTACTTGGGACATTAGTGCAGTAGTGTGCGGTTTTGCTTGCTGAATGGgttcttccttcttctcaaaaCGGTGCAGCAAAGGTGATCCTGAACAGCCCTCTCTACACGTATCCCTCCAAACAAGTGCTCTTTACAggttgtgtgtgtgttgtgttttatatatttgtcgttgttttttttataaattttttctctctcgtTTTTCCCGAAGAATCGCTCAACTTTGACGGCGACAGCGATGCTGTTCAGCTTGTCTTGAGGGGTGTTGATGTCTGTGATGATGGTCGTTGGAGGCTGCAACAACAGGCATTGATGTAGAAATGTATATCAGGGAAAAAACCCCCGGCGAAACAAGTGTTTTTGAGGGAAAAAAGGTTTCGCAGTAGAACCTCAGTAGTCGTCACCTCTGGAGACGATCTCCTTCTTGTGTGGATGCAGCAAGATTGTGTGCTCGAATTGAGCAGTGTAGGAGCCGCGGACGTCGACGAGCGGTGGGTAGTCCTGTACGGCGCCCTGTTTGACGAGCGAGTTCAATGCGAATAGGTACTTCTCCTCACCCAAGCGGTCTAGGTATCTACGGCAGAAGGGCAAAGTACCGAAGTTATCGTCGATCGTTTTCAGTAGTTTCTTGGCGCTCGTTAGCGAGGGCGATGTGTGAGTGTCCGCGTTTCTCGCGTAGTGCGAACATTCGCCCTCTTGCACGACGTACCCTCTCCCCGTGGTGCCGAAGGTCTCGATGGCGAAGTGCTCACCCTCCTCCATCTTGGTGTTGTCGCCGTTCTTCACGATGGGGACGGACTTCCCGCCGTGGATTCTGTAAGGTGCAATGTTGTGTCCGCATAGGTTTCTGCAAGGTTTGACCTGGAACGTCTCGCCGTTGATCTCAACCTCGTACGACTCCATCACCTCCTGAATGGCCTCCCCGATATCGGTAAGCCTGACGTCGATCCCAGCTTCTTTGATCCCCGTGTACGTCGCGTCCTTCACGGCGGCAAGCAAGTTGTCGTACTGTGGGTCGAACGCGACTGTCCACGCGGAGTCAATTATGTTACCGTTGACTTGCACACCGAAGTCCACCTTCATGACGTCCTCGTACTTTAGCACGGTCTTGTCCCCGCTGTTAGGGGTGAAATGCGCTGCCACGTGGTTCAGCGAGAGACCTGTAGGGAACCCAATCCCCTGGCTCTTCGGGTCGTCCATCTGCTTCAAGTCCTCCGCGCCAGTGTACTTCCTCGTCGCGTTCTCAATGATATCAGCAATGTCTGAAAGAAGCATCCCGGgcttcaacttgttctGCACGTTCCTCCGCACCCGCTTGTGGATCTCAGCACCCTTCCGCACCTCATTCCAGTGGTCCGTCCGCTCCGCATCCCTCTGCAAGTACCGTTTCTCCTCATCCGTAGTACGCGCCAAGTTGAAATCGTTGTCGTAATCCATCCATTCACCCTCTGGGTACACGCCCTCAGGGTAATACGTCTCTATCTTCTTGATCggattcttctttttcttcttcttgttcttgctcttcttcccGCTGCCAGCTTGCGCATCTGGGGCAGCATTACCTCCCACAACGGCTCCGGTGTCAATTGGACCCTTCTCCTCCGGAACGGCGGCCACTTCCGGGACAGAAACTTCAGCAGTATCACTCATTTATCGTTACTCCCCTGGATGATACTTGTCGATACCAAGACATCTCCTACGAAAGGGACACATCGAGTGTAACACCGAAGTAATTGTAGTTTGCGATGTgaagagcagcagcaaaacaccttgaaatttttcacttcaaaaatttaAAGGAAGAGACCAGTTGCGACGGTCACTGCAGTGCAGAGTCCATTACTCACAGACACACTCACACACGTACAGGTATGCTGAGGGCTGTCCCCTGTTTGTCCCGGTGTGGTGGTCGCTTTTTCAGCACTTCGTTAGCTTCATggcagcaacaacaacgggGTGGTTCTCCTGGATCCCCTGCTccgtcgtcctcgtcctcgcTGCTGGATGAGTTCACGGAGGGGATGCCGACTCTTCGATCGTATAACGTCAGCGGGATGCTGGACTCGACGCTGGACCTCGGGCTGTCCCCCACCTGCGGGCAGCTCCACGCGGGATGCTGCGAGCAAAGCGAGTGCGAACAGGGCCGCGCTACTGGAGAACACCGAGATCAAAGAACTGGCGATGGCAAGCCGATACGGTCCGCGTGCGGGCCGGACGGTGTCTGTACACAACAACGATACAACCTCGGCGTGTCGCAGCCTGGACAGCACGCTCTACGCCAACAGCATCGCCCAAGACCGCAGAGCGCAGAGGTTCTACATGAAGCCGGGCAAGAGGGCCGAGCAGAAGACAGCGCTCCGCCACAGAAAGACCTTCATGAAGGGGTTCAAGCATCTGATGGACATAGTCCAGGACGCAAAGCGCAAGGGTTACTGAACCGGTGTACAAGCTCTCTCTGATTCTAATAATAATACATATTCGGACTGTAAATAGTAAAGCTAGTGCTAGTAACGGAAGGGCACTGCCTCACCAGCTCCAATACCTCCCCTGCCCCTCTTTTAGAGCAGCATCAGACGGGTTTTATATCCCGCACAGGGGATCCCGGGGAACGTTAACATATCGCGATAAGCAGAGAGATGCCCAAAATTACGCTTGTTAAACGAGAAACGTGTTTTGGGGATGCCCATCCTCAAGGGGAGGCGGACTGCGCCATGCGTCTTCTCTCCACGTCTTAAACGCACCTGGAAACAGCGCAGTACGGGAGGTGATCGGCGCAATCTGTTGCAGGGCATCGGTTGCGATCGTGGAGGGGACAGTAAAGGGGAGGGGCTTCTTGCGGGCTCCCCTTGCCTCGGATCGAGATACAATCTGTAGACACGCATGCGCATAGCTACATGTTCTATGGATGCTGTTGCCTATTGTCAGGTGGATTGCAGGGTGGCGTGCCTCCTCCCTATAACCCCTCTTAGCGTAACAGGTACCGGCGATGACATGTGTATATAAGCTGACTACGGTGCGATGCCCTCGGAGTTGTGCAAGAGCCTAGTGTTTTGGAGGTTGGATTAGAAGTTCCGGTTCTTCTACATTGCTTAACAATGGTGTTTCGCTGGCCAGTTGGTTCGGCGGAGTTGGCGCTGCTCAAGACGGGTTCCGTCGTGGGCATTCTGGCACTGCCATCGATATTCCAGGCAGTTGGGTTGCTCTACGGAGCACTGCTCTGCGTGGCGTGCGTCTGCACTTCGGCGCTGGCCATTGTGCTGCAGGCGCAAGTGGCCGAATACGTCCCCAATGGGTGTGTGTCGTTCTTCATACTCGCCGAGATGGTCGACGACCGCCTGCCCGTGCTATTCGACATCGCAATGGTTGTCAGGGGGCTCGGTGTCTCGACAGCGTATCTGGTCATCGTGGGGGACTTGCTCCCGCAGTTGTTCCCAGCACAATGTATCCCCGCAAGGTGGCTGTGCATTCTACTTGTCGCGGCCTGCCTCGCTTTGCCGCTGAGTTGCATACACGGGCTTAGCGTCTTGGGATACTCTCCCATTCTGTCATCGACGCTCACCGCTGTCCTCGCAGTGTGCATGCCGCTGTTTTACCTCTTTGGTGGAGTATCACCCTTTGACGCGGGCACCGTAACCAGAGCGACTAGCAACGGTGCCCCGAGGCTGCTAGGCTTGCCCCTGCTCATGTTCATGTTCACCTGTCACCAAAACATATTTCCGACACTGAACTGCGCAAGGGAGAGGGGCCTCAAGCACACACTGAGGGTCCCACTCACGTACTTGGCCGCGTACGCAGCGGTATGTCTCATTTGCGGTATCACGGGGTACCTGACCTTCCACAAAAGTACACGAACGATCCCGAGCAACGTTCTGTTGCTGTACCCACAGGGAAGCATCCTCGGAACACTCTGCCGTGTCACTACATTGCTGAGTGTCACATTGAGTTTCCCGCTCCTGTGCCATCCGACAAGGGCCGCATTGAACCACATTTGGGCACACTGGGGACGCGGCCAGGACAGCCAGGCAAGCCAACCGCGGTACAAGACGGACGCCACTGTGGACGAGACGGAGTGGACCCCGCTGATCTCGATCGAGGGCCGCAGGGTCTCCGTCGACGAGATGGTCGAGGAGGGGTACACTAAGTCGCTGCCCCTGCGGAACAACCCATGTTCCACGGACAGCGCGTGTACAGGTGGGACAACGGCAAGCTTTATCGCAATCACAATACTCCTCGTGGCGGTACCGACATGCCTCAGCGTCTTTATAGACAGTGCCACGCTGGGGGCAGTCCTGGGGCTCGTCGGTATCACAGCCTCGGTGACCGTCGGGTACGTACTCCCGGGCATTCTCGGCTGGAACCTCATCGGGATAGATCTCGCAGCGACACACTGGGAAAGCCGGCGCGGCAGCACCCGCCTGATCAAGTACGCTGACGGGCGCTCTACGCTCGCGATGGGCAAGCGGAGGATTAGCCGCCGCTGCCGTCTACGTAGTCGCGACAACCCGTTGAACCCAGGGCACATACGCCCCACATATACAGTTCATATACAGCCGTTTCTATCAAAGGACCTCAAGACGCGAATTTCTATTGTCCTTTCCGGAATTTGCCTGCGATTAACGCGTAGTTTAATTTTTGATCTCGATGCATCTGACGCTCGAAGAGTGTTTCCTTTGCAGGTGGGCAGCTGTCTGTACTGGTGGTGGGACACACGGTTGTGTTTGTACGTAGTTTAATCTCATTTTTGTGAAGACAGAAAGGGTC
This sequence is a window from Huiozyma naganishii CBS 8797 chromosome 3, complete genome. Protein-coding genes within it:
- the KNAG0C03350 gene encoding uncharacterized protein (similar to Saccharomyces cerevisiae SCS22 (YBL091C-A) and SCS2 (YER120W); ancestral locus Anc_7.423), producing the protein MSQVDITPDVLEYKPPLTEQSTEYVTISNGSDEAIAFKVKTTAPKFYCVRPNAAVVAAGETVQVQVIFLGLPESPAKDAKCRDKFLVITLPAPYDLGEKAVAEAWSDLETEFGKQAVSKKIKVKYGHVAALVEGITGKSETAEDNKKEQNSRDSQVANAEEDEEEEEPKTAVEERQPLAREQKSPKVVKEEKTSASTGNVPEDNKESKTVANAGSNIVPIALVVILALVIRWYFF
- the MAP2 gene encoding methionine aminopeptidase (similar to Saccharomyces cerevisiae MAP2 (YBL091C); ancestral locus Anc_7.422), giving the protein MSDTAEVSVPEVAAVPEEKGPIDTGAVVGGNAAPDAQAGSGKKSKNKKKKKKNPIKKIETYYPEGVYPEGEWMDYDNDFNLARTTDEEKRYLQRDAERTDHWNEVRKGAEIHKRVRRNVQNKLKPGMLLSDIADIIENATRKYTGAEDLKQMDDPKSQGIGFPTGLSLNHVAAHFTPNSGDKTVLKYEDVMKVDFGVQVNGNIIDSAWTVAFDPQYDNLLAAVKDATYTGIKEAGIDVRLTDIGEAIQEVMESYEVEINGETFQVKPCRNLCGHNIAPYRIHGGKSVPIVKNGDNTKMEEGEHFAIETFGTTGRGYVVQEGECSHYARNADTHTSPSLTSAKKLLKTIDDNFGTLPFCRRYLDRLGEEKYLFALNSLVKQGAVQDYPPLVDVRGSYTAQFEHTILLHPHKKEIVSRGDDY
- the MRP21 gene encoding mitochondrial 37S ribosomal protein bS21m (similar to Saccharomyces cerevisiae MRP21 (YBL090W); ancestral locus Anc_7.421), yielding MSSRRGCRLFDRITSAGCWTRRWTSGCPPPAGSSTRDAASKASANRAALLENTEIKELAMASRYGPRAGRTVSVHNNDTTSACRSLDSTLYANSIAQDRRAQRFYMKPGKRAEQKTALRHRKTFMKGFKHLMDIVQDAKRKGY
- the KNAG0C03380 gene encoding uncharacterized protein (similar to Saccharomyces cerevisiae AVT5 (YBL089W) and AVT6 (YER119C); ancestral locus Anc_7.420), with the translated sequence MVFRWPVGSAELALLKTGSVVGILALPSIFQAVGLLYGALLCVACVCTSALAIVLQAQVAEYVPNGCVSFFILAEMVDDRLPVLFDIAMVVRGLGVSTAYLVIVGDLLPQLFPAQCIPARWLCILLVAACLALPLSCIHGLSVLGYSPILSSTLTAVLAVCMPLFYLFGGVSPFDAGTVTRATSNGAPRLLGLPLLMFMFTCHQNIFPTLNCARERGLKHTLRVPLTYLAAYAAVCLICGITGYLTFHKSTRTIPSNVLLLYPQGSILGTLCRVTTLLSVTLSFPLLCHPTRAALNHIWAHWGRGQDSQASQPRYKTDATVDETEWTPLISIEGRRVSVDEMVEEGYTKSLPLRNNPCSTDSACTGGTTASFIAITILLVAVPTCLSVFIDSATLGAVLGLVGITASVTVGYVLPGILGWNLIGIDLAATHWESRRGSTRLIKYADGRSTLAMGKRRISRRCRLRSRDNPLNPGHIRPTYTVHIQPFLSKDLKTRISIVLSGICLRLTRSLIFDLDASDARRVFPLQVGSCLYWWWDTRLCLYVV